From one Tetragenococcus osmophilus genomic stretch:
- a CDS encoding AbrB family transcriptional regulator, protein MFVGISGGLLGYILGFPAGTLSLSLLFSGLFKLRTNISAFPIQIRQFAQILAGSMVGASFTRDIVASLNSFVIPAVLLIIIYLFISYLYAQINKHKGWLDFTSALFASCPAGATDIALISADYGVNMNSVAMIQIARLIHAVGIMPLLYQLVNYFL, encoded by the coding sequence ATGTTCGTCGGAATTTCTGGCGGTTTGCTAGGATATATTTTAGGTTTCCCCGCAGGAACTCTCAGTTTGTCTTTACTATTTTCTGGTTTATTTAAATTACGCACTAACATTAGTGCTTTTCCCATCCAAATTCGGCAGTTTGCTCAAATTTTAGCTGGTTCAATGGTAGGCGCTAGTTTTACCCGTGATATTGTAGCTTCTTTGAACTCCTTTGTTATTCCCGCTGTGCTTTTAATTATTATCTATCTATTTATCAGTTATCTTTATGCTCAAATAAATAAACATAAAGGCTGGTTAGATTTTACTTCTGCCTTATTTGCTTCTTGTCCTGCTGGAGCTACAGATATCGCATTGATTTCAGCGGACTACGGCGTTAATATGAACAGTGTTGCCATGATTCAAATTGCTCGTCTCATTCACGCAGTAGGCATTATGCCGCTATTATATCAATTAGTTAATTACTTTCTATAA